A region of Drosophila mauritiana strain mau12 chromosome 3L, ASM438214v1, whole genome shotgun sequence DNA encodes the following proteins:
- the LOC117140364 gene encoding cuticle protein 76 — protein sequence MAYFQFLSVASSLLLLLAPTWAGLIAQPTISYAGDEHAVAHTQQNVVRSFDGTVSHYAKSLATPYSQVHKQDTRISNNVYQPAVAKTFSYAPAPVPVSVPAPVYTHQAHQEPTNLFTQASPVYQHAAHVQTPSVYQQVAHVQTPSVYHQPAQVQSYHQPGHVEAPSVYQQNAHYSHQPAVIHYSPAETVSHMSFDGFGTHYGF from the coding sequence ATGGCTTACTTCCAGTTCCTCAGCGTTGCCTCCAGCTTGCTTCTACTCCTGGCTCCCACGTGGGCGGGACTGATTGCCCAGCCGACCATCAGCTATGCTGGCGATGAGCACGCGGTGGCCCACACCCAGCAGAATGTGGTAAGGAGCTTCGATGGCACCGTCTCCCACTACGCCAAGTCGCTGGCCACGCCGTACTCGCAGGTCCACAAGCAGGACACCCGGATCAGTAACAATGTCTACCAGCCGGCGGTGGCCAAGACCTTCAGCTATGCCCCAGCTCCAGTTCCAGTCTCGGTTCCAGCTCCGGTTTACACTCACCAGGCTCATCAGGAACCCACCAATCTGTTTACTCAGGCATCGCCCGTTTACCAGCACGCTGCTCATGTCCAGACTCCATCGGTTTACCAGCAGGTTGCTCATGTCCAGACTCCATCGGTTTACCATCAGCCCGCTCAGGTGCAGAGCTACCACCAACCTGGTCATGTGGAGGCACCTTCTGTTTACCAACAGAACGCCCACTACAGCCACCAGCCCGCTGTCATCCACTATTCTCCGGCGGAGACCGTTTCCCACATGAGCTTCGATGGATTCGGTACCCACTACGGATTTTAA